In one Bacillus thuringiensis genomic region, the following are encoded:
- a CDS encoding sulfurtransferase TusA family protein codes for MEESTMSIKVDMNLDCKGLACPMPIVKTKKAMEGLTSGQVIEVQATDKGSIVDIQSWASKVGHQYIGTKHEGDVLMHYVRKANEHEMNEIVKYPHTITNSEVEEIVLSGQECIVVDVREAAEFAFGHIPSAVSIPLGELDSAVLDQTKQIYVVCRTGNRSDVACHMLKEKGYANVKNVIPGMLEWQGNVEK; via the coding sequence ATGGAGGAATCGACTATGAGTATAAAAGTGGATATGAATCTAGATTGTAAAGGTTTGGCTTGTCCGATGCCGATTGTAAAGACGAAGAAGGCGATGGAAGGATTGACGTCAGGGCAAGTGATTGAGGTTCAGGCAACAGATAAAGGGTCTATTGTGGATATACAAAGTTGGGCGAGTAAAGTAGGTCATCAATATATCGGGACGAAACATGAAGGTGATGTATTGATGCATTACGTTAGAAAAGCAAATGAGCATGAAATGAATGAAATAGTGAAATATCCTCATACAATTACGAATTCGGAAGTGGAAGAGATAGTATTAAGTGGTCAAGAGTGTATTGTAGTAGATGTTCGTGAAGCGGCGGAATTCGCTTTTGGTCATATTCCATCGGCTGTTTCCATACCGTTAGGAGAATTAGACAGTGCAGTGTTAGATCAAACGAAGCAAATTTATGTTGTTTGCCGAACTGGCAACCGTAGTGATGTAGCTTGCCACATGTTGAAAGAGAAAGGTTATGCAAATGTGAAAAATGTCATTCCAGGCATGTTAGAGTGGCAAGGGAATGTGGAAAAATAA
- a CDS encoding MBL fold metallo-hydrolase, producing the protein MSVKALQAKDVAEKVLFGELFILDVRNETDYEDWKIEGKEVTSINVPYFDLLEGVDHIIGELPKDKDVLVVCAKEGSSIFVAEQLTEAGLENIYYLSGGMKAWSEYVKPIKVGDLKDGGIMYQFNRLGKGCLSYMVISNGEAAVIDAVRTVEAYEEFAKEHGVTITNVMDTHLHADHISGGRKLAEKVGGTYWLPPKDAEEVVFSYKPLVEGSVITVGGTKIEIDALYSPGHTIGSTSFIVDDSYLLSGDILFVDSIGRPDLAGKAEDWVSDLRTTLYSRYKELSQNLVVLPAHYSKISEMDESGIVSAKLKDLFAYNAGLNIEDEGEFRKVVTENLPPQPNAYEEIRQTNMGKIHPSAEEEREMEIGPNRCAVHE; encoded by the coding sequence ATGAGTGTTAAAGCATTACAAGCAAAAGATGTTGCAGAGAAAGTTTTATTCGGGGAGTTGTTTATTTTAGATGTTCGTAATGAGACGGATTATGAAGATTGGAAAATTGAAGGAAAAGAAGTTACTTCAATAAATGTACCGTACTTTGATTTATTAGAGGGGGTAGATCATATTATCGGTGAACTACCTAAAGATAAAGATGTTTTAGTAGTATGTGCAAAAGAAGGATCTTCTATATTTGTGGCAGAGCAATTAACAGAGGCTGGATTAGAAAATATTTATTATTTATCTGGTGGTATGAAGGCTTGGAGTGAATATGTAAAGCCTATAAAAGTGGGAGATTTAAAAGATGGCGGAATTATGTATCAGTTTAACCGTCTTGGAAAAGGTTGCTTATCATATATGGTTATTTCAAACGGTGAAGCAGCAGTTATTGATGCAGTAAGAACAGTTGAAGCATACGAAGAGTTTGCGAAAGAGCATGGCGTTACGATTACGAATGTAATGGATACACATTTACATGCAGACCATATTTCTGGCGGACGTAAGTTAGCGGAAAAAGTAGGTGGTACGTATTGGTTGCCGCCAAAAGATGCAGAGGAGGTTGTGTTCTCATATAAACCGCTTGTTGAAGGATCTGTTATTACGGTGGGGGGTACTAAAATTGAAATTGACGCATTATACTCACCGGGGCATACGATTGGGAGTACGTCATTTATTGTAGATGATTCCTATTTATTATCAGGTGATATTTTATTTGTAGATTCAATTGGACGTCCAGACCTTGCTGGGAAAGCTGAAGATTGGGTAAGTGATTTACGTACTACTTTGTATAGCCGATATAAAGAACTATCTCAAAACTTAGTTGTGTTACCGGCTCATTATTCAAAAATAAGTGAAATGGACGAGAGTGGTATTGTTAGTGCTAAATTAAAAGATTTATTTGCGTATAATGCAGGATTAAATATTGAGGATGAGGGAGAGTTTCGTAAAGTTGTAACGGAGAATTTACCACCTCAGCCAAATGCTTACGAAGAAATTCGTCAAACGAATATGGGTAAAATTCATCCGAGTGCAGAGGAAGAACGTGAAATGGAGATTGGTCCAAATCGTTGTGCAGTTCATGAATAA
- a CDS encoding sulfurtransferase TusA family protein, which produces MMNVKQVLDAKGLACPIPIVRTKKAMDTLQTGEVLEIQVTDKGSVKDIPAWANKTGHDIVKHVEEADVLKFWIKKA; this is translated from the coding sequence ATGATGAATGTAAAACAAGTATTAGATGCGAAAGGATTAGCATGTCCAATACCGATTGTAAGAACGAAGAAAGCGATGGATACTTTACAAACTGGAGAAGTGTTAGAAATACAGGTAACGGATAAAGGATCAGTGAAAGATATTCCAGCGTGGGCAAATAAAACTGGTCATGACATCGTAAAGCATGTAGAAGAAGCTGATGTGCTGAAGTTTTGGATTAAGAAGGCGTAG
- a CDS encoding rhodanese-like domain-containing protein, protein MNTILSTLFIVLAAWFVISRFLPVKGVQNINGKELKSIVGKKGKYFIDVRTVGEYRGNHTEGFQNIPLNDLASKANQLDKNKEVIVICQSGMRSKQAAKILKKLGFQQVINVSGGMNSL, encoded by the coding sequence ATGAACACAATATTAAGTACGCTTTTCATTGTACTTGCTGCATGGTTTGTTATTTCACGATTTTTACCAGTGAAAGGTGTTCAAAATATAAATGGCAAAGAATTGAAAAGTATAGTGGGAAAAAAGGGGAAGTATTTTATTGATGTCCGTACAGTAGGTGAATATAGAGGGAATCATACGGAAGGCTTTCAAAATATCCCCCTAAATGATCTAGCAAGCAAGGCGAATCAATTAGATAAGAATAAGGAAGTAATCGTTATTTGCCAAAGTGGAATGAGAAGTAAGCAAGCAGCAAAGATATTGAAAAAACTAGGGTTTCAGCAAGTAATAAACGTTTCAGGTGGTATGAATAGTTTGTGA